TTCGATGGAGGTGAGGCCGGAGTAGGGGATCTTTAGCTGCAGTCCGAGGTGGGCGAAGGGCTCCAGTGCGCCGCCGAAGCGGCGGCGGCTGCGTTTGGCGCCGCGGGCGATGCCGGAGAGGCGTCCTTCTTCGCGGGTGAAGAAGGAGACGATCCGGTCGGCCTCGCCGTAGTCGGTGATTCGCAGTACGATCGCTTCGCAGGCGGTTTTTCGCATGGGAGAAAGTAGCATCCGCGAAGCGGTGCAGTCAATGGGTAGAAAGGTGCGGCTGATTGATAGGGGCCTTACTCACCCCCTTTGCGTGGGCTCAACCGGTGCCTTTAGTAGGACAGGAGCCTAGGCGTCCCCTCCCTTTCAAGGGGAGGGACAGGGTGGGGATGGGGTAGGTTTGGCGACCACCGACCCCCATCCCCCTCCTGTCCTCCCCCTTGAAAGGGGAGGGACGCGCTGCCGACAGCTCAGCTTAATCTTGTCCCCGGAATTGCGGAAGAACCGTGTTTATTCTTTGCCGGCAGTTCCATCTGCTATCCTGACTTGGCGACAGAAATGCCGGGAACGCCTGCGGCTTATCCCGGCCTACATTACACATTGACGGGTGCGACGGGGGGCTGCGTCCTTAGCGCAGCCCCATCCGGGCGAGGATCCTGCCGAGGAACTTGTTGAGGGGGTGGCTGCGCGGCAGCGAACGGATCGGCGGCACGCGCCTCTTGCCGTACTGCTCCAGCTCCGCGAAGAATTCGGGGCCTCCGCCATGCTGGACGCCGCTGCGCAGCGTGCTCAGCCCCTGCTCCTTCGCGCCGGCGAGGATCTGCACCCGTCCGAGGTTCAGGTAGTGCTCCAGGTTTTCCGGCTCCCGGGAGACGGCCTCCTCGGCAAGGCGCAACGCCCTCGGAAAGTCGCGGCAGCTCTTCGCGATACTCAGCGCCAGGTGAGAAGCGGTCTCCGCCGTCTCGTTCAGCGACATCGCCTGCTCGAGGCAGCGCCGGGCGAGGTGGAAGAGGCCGCGCTGCAGGGCAACCACTCCCTTTTGCTGGAACTCCTTCGCAGCCACGCTCGGCTCCGCAGGCTCAACCTTTTCATAGTGGATCAGGGTGCAGGAGGGTGAGGCGCCGGGAATCTCCTCCCGCGCGACCTCCACGAAACTTTCCGGTATTTCCGGAAAGCGCACGTCCCCTTCAAAGCTGCCGTGTACACGCGTCAGGTAGATCCTCTGCGCGATCTGCATCGCCTCGCGAAAGACCTCCTCGCCGCCGCAGATGAAAAGCTCTTCTTCCCCCTGGGCGAGCTCGAGCGCTTCCTTCAGCGTACGCGCCAGGTGGTACCCCTCCGGCGGGGGAGGGGCGCTTCTGGAGAGGACTATGGTGCGGCGGCCGGGGAGGGGGCGGCCGATCGACTCGAAGGTCT
The DNA window shown above is from Geomonas sp. RF6 and carries:
- a CDS encoding dihydrofolate reductase codes for the protein MIVSMIAAVAENGVIGGHGELPWHIPAELARFREITLGHTVVMGRKTFESIGRPLPGRRTIVLSRSAPPPPEGYHLARTLKEALELAQGEEELFICGGEEVFREAMQIAQRIYLTRVHGSFEGDVRFPEIPESFVEVAREEIPGASPSCTLIHYEKVEPAEPSVAAKEFQQKGVVALQRGLFHLARRCLEQAMSLNETAETASHLALSIAKSCRDFPRALRLAEEAVSREPENLEHYLNLGRVQILAGAKEQGLSTLRSGVQHGGGPEFFAELEQYGKRRVPPIRSLPRSHPLNKFLGRILARMGLR